A stretch of DNA from Candidatus Obscuribacterales bacterium:
AGTCGGGGATCTGGGGAGATAAGGGGGGAGCGATCGCATCGGACTGAGGCTTAATGGAATACCACCATTCTTTCAGCGGCTTCGGTAATTTCGCCCAATAGCAGGTGAGGATAATCGGCTCCTGGGACGCTTCTTTTCCCAAAATCTCAACGCTGTAGGAAGGACAGTTCTTGGCTCCAATATCCGGCACAAATCGCCGCCCCACTCGCCGCCAACTGGGTTCTTTGCTGCGCCACTGCAGCCGGCAGCAGGGCCAAGGTAGCTCTTCACGATCAAACAGGCGGCAGCAGGGCCCAATCACCCGATAGGTGAAATGTCCCCCGACGCTTTGAAAAATTTGCCCAGACTCTAACGGATGTTGCATCCTTTTCGTATTATGGCGATCGCCATGGGTCGTCCAACTAACATACGAAGTCTATGAGATTTTCGGCAACATGGGTTGAACATGGGTTGAATGTCTCTAGAATCTTGCTTCCAGAGAACTCTGAGCCTTCAAGTACTCGGTATTCACCCCAGACTCACGGGGCAGCGACACCTTACCCGTACGGGCAATTTCGCGAATGCCAAACCGGTTCAGCATTTGAGCGATCGCCACCATTTTGCCTGGATCACCCACCACCTCAAGGGTGAGTGTGTCATCCGCCACATCCACCACCCGCGCCCGGAAAATTTGCGCCAGTTCAATAATTTCGGAACGCGTTGCGCTGGTTGCATTCACCTTCAGCAACATCAACTCTCGCTCCACACAGGGCACTTCGGTAATGTCCTGCACCTTGAGCACGTTGATTTGCTTATAAAGCTGCTTGGTGAGCTGTTCAATAATGCTGTCATCGCCCGGCACCACCATGGTGATCCGCGACATGCCCGGTTTTTCCGCCGGCCCCACCGCAAGACTTTCAATGTTGAACCCGCGACGGGCAAACAGCCCCGCAATGCGGGTGAGCACTCCGGCTTCGTCTTCAACTAAAACAGAAATGGTGTGTTTCATAGCGGCTGTGGCGTTTTAAGGTGGAGTTCACTAGTTTACCGCGAGTCGTTGGAGGTCTGACCAGTGGATAGCACAATCCATGACCAGCCGATCAACTGGAGGTCGATGCCGTGATCATGAGAAAACCCCATGGATGGGGCGAAGGTGTGGCGGGTTTGGCAATGCATCAAAGCCTTGTGAGACGGTGCGTTACGGCTTTGCTTAAGAGCACTCTACGGAGCGATGGGAGATATGAGTGACGTACTCCCGACACCGATGCAAGCATACGGTGCGGGCTTCTCCCACGGCGCGAGTTTTACCTCTGGTTAGCCGATTCGAGCTTTTTATACTAAGGCATCTCCCCCATCCCCAAAATTGAACGCGATAGAATACAGAGGTGTTTGGCCGAAGCGGCCTTGTTTTGAGGTTCATGAGGGTTGACGGAATCTATGGCTGATCAAAAAGTTTTTCTCCACGGGCTCAAGTCTGAGCACTTTCGCCATCCTCTAGACTTACAGGCGACCCGATCGCTCCAGCAAATTCCCGCCCTCGACCTCGTGGTACGCAACCTCTTGGGCAGCGTTGCTGAACAGTTTTTCTATCTCGAAAATATTGCTTCTGGCATCTTGGTGAGCGATCGCCAACTGCCCGACATTCATAAGCTCTTGGTTGAAGCCTGCCAGGTGCTTGATCTCGAACAACCTCAGCTCTACATTCGCCAAAATCCCGCCCCCAATGCCTACACCCTCGCCATGCGCGGTAAGCAGCCCTTCATTGTGGTGCATACGTCCCTTGTGGATCTGCTCACCCCAGAAGAACTGCAGGCTGTGATTGCCCATGAACTTGGACACTTGAAATGTGAACATGGCGTGTATCTAACCTTGGCGAACTTGGTGGTGCTGGCCGCGGGACAGTTTGCGCCCTGGGGCACCCTGCTAGCCCAGAGCCTCCAAACTCAGATGATGGAATGGGTGCGCTGTGCTGAATTCACCTGCGATCGCGCAGCCCTCTTGGTGGTTCAAGATCCTCGGGTGGTGGCGTCGGTATTGATGAAACTCACGGGCGGCTCCCCAGCTCTGGCCCCTCTGCTCAACCTGGATGCATTTCTCGACCAAGCGCGCTCCTACGACCAAATGAGTCAGAGCGACCTAGGGCAACTGCTGAAAGAAGCGCAGACCAGCCAGCTCACCCATCCCCTACCCGTCCTGCGAGCCCGGGAAATTGATCAATGGGCCCAAACTCAAACCTATTCAGATCTTCTCGAACGGCGTTTAATGCGCTATGATGATCAAGCTACTAAGGGCGGATGGCGAAATTGGTAGACGCACCACACTCAAAATGTGGCGACTTCGGTCGTGGGAGTTCGAGTCTCCCTCTGCCCATACGATAAAATCAGTAGAATAGAACTAACCATCTAAGGTGAGCCTAAGGTGAACGACGTCCTGTCGATGAGCTTTGGGATTGCCTAGAATTAAACGACAACAAGGAGGACACCCATGGGTCAGCGGCTCAAGCGATGGGAATCTCCTCGGAAACCTGGACGCAATACCAAGGGGCGAGGCGGATCCGCACGACAACGGCAGCGACGCAAGCAGTTGCAAAACCTGCGTCAGCATCTTAAATCAGACTCTTCTCATACACAGACATCTAACCGGGAGGGCGATCGCCTTTCCGGTTTTGCTCTAGGTGCCGCCGAATTGGATAGTGCAAGGGCGGCCCTGGCCTGCTTGAGTATATTCCCCATCCCCTAAAACCACAGAACTGCAGTTCACCTATGCCATTACCATTGGTGTCGTAGCCTTCCGGCACGCCCATCTCAAGACGTTAGTTTCTACCCAGCATGGTGCTCATGCACTGTATTAAACGGTTTTAAACATTCTCTCAACACAGCGTTGAAATAGTCGCTAGAATCACACCATCATCCCTGGACTATGATGAGTTTTTCGGCGTAAGCTTTCTTCATAGGAGCTTCACGTAAATTCTGAATGATTGCGATCAAATCTGATCCATAGTAGAAGACATTGCTGAATTCGGTTGCATCGCTTCCATGTCAAAGGCCACTGATAACTATAGGGTGCTTGCCTAGAGGGATGAAAACATCTCCTGTTATTTGTCCATCTAGACAGGGTATTAACTGTTAGCGATCGCCTGGGTGAGCTGCTTTCAATCGCAGTTACTTTTTATCCCCTTTAACTATTTCCATTGATCACCATCTGTCACGCTGCATTCGAGACGTATGTCCTTCGTACATAACCTGTGTAATCTCCATTATTTTTATACTGTCTTGCCGTTCAGACAACGATTGGCAGGCTACTCGGTAGCTCTAACTTCCTATGGTCAAACTATCCTTAGATGGATGGATAGAGCCAGCCGAGCTACATCAGTGAGGGTAGCGTGATGAACAACCGTCTGCTCCAGCAGCACTTTGAGACTGCCAAGATCTCGTTCAAAAACCTTGAAGATGGACTCAGCGACTACTTAGCGTCTGGTAGCTCATCCCTGGCGGAATTAGTAACGGCTTTGTCGTCCTCCTTGGCTACCCTAGAACAAACCTGTCATTCGATGCAGCGTCGTAATGGGGAACTGGAGTCGTTTTATGAACAGGCACAGCAGCTCAATGCCGACCTTGAACAACAGGTACGGCAACGGACGGAGGAAGTGCAGCGTTCCCTTGACTTTGAGTCGATGCTCAAGCGCATTACCGATCGGGTGCGAGATTCCTTAGATGAAGGGCATATTCTGCAAACGGCGGTGCAGGAGCTAACGTTGGTGCTAGGGCTAGGGGGCTGTAATGCGTCGCTGTATGACCTAGAGCAGGGTACCTCCACGGTTTGCTACGAGTATATTGACTCGGTGCCCACCTCTCGTGGCAAGGTAGCCCAGATGGATCGGTTTCCTGAAATCTATCGTCAGCTACGGCGCGGCCATTATTTCCAGTTTTGTTCTCTGATGCCCAACCCAGAGCGAGGGCATGTGGCTTTGTTGGCCTGCCCTATTTTTGTGGATACCCACTCGCCCGGTGCTGGCGATCAGCAGGTGTTGGGGGATCTATGGCTGATTCACCATAAAAACTATGTGTTCAACGAATTTGAAATTCGTATGGTGCAGCAGGTGGCCAATCAATGTGCGATCGCTATCCGCCAAGCCCGTCTTTACCAAACAGCCCAAGCTCAGGTTGAGGAACTAGAGAAGCTCAACCGCCTCAAGGATGAGTTTCTGAGTACGGTGTCCCACGAACTACGCACCCCCATTTCCAATGTGAGGATGGCGGTGCATATGCTGCGCCAAAATGTGGATGAGAGTCGGCGGCAGCGATATTTTGAAATTTTGGAATCGGAGGCGGCGCGAGAGGCAGAGTTGATTGATGATTTGCTAGATCTCCAGCGC
This window harbors:
- the ilvN gene encoding acetolactate synthase small subunit, which encodes MKHTISVLVEDEAGVLTRIAGLFARRGFNIESLAVGPAEKPGMSRITMVVPGDDSIIEQLTKQLYKQINVLKVQDITEVPCVERELMLLKVNATSATRSEIIELAQIFRARVVDVADDTLTLEVVGDPGKMVAIAQMLNRFGIREIARTGKVSLPRESGVNTEYLKAQSSLEARF
- a CDS encoding M48 family metallopeptidase — protein: MADQKVFLHGLKSEHFRHPLDLQATRSLQQIPALDLVVRNLLGSVAEQFFYLENIASGILVSDRQLPDIHKLLVEACQVLDLEQPQLYIRQNPAPNAYTLAMRGKQPFIVVHTSLVDLLTPEELQAVIAHELGHLKCEHGVYLTLANLVVLAAGQFAPWGTLLAQSLQTQMMEWVRCAEFTCDRAALLVVQDPRVVASVLMKLTGGSPALAPLLNLDAFLDQARSYDQMSQSDLGQLLKEAQTSQLTHPLPVLRAREIDQWAQTQTYSDLLERRLMRYDDQATKGGWRNW
- a CDS encoding ATP-binding protein — protein: MNNRLLQQHFETAKISFKNLEDGLSDYLASGSSSLAELVTALSSSLATLEQTCHSMQRRNGELESFYEQAQQLNADLEQQVRQRTEEVQRSLDFESMLKRITDRVRDSLDEGHILQTAVQELTLVLGLGGCNASLYDLEQGTSTVCYEYIDSVPTSRGKVAQMDRFPEIYRQLRRGHYFQFCSLMPNPERGHVALLACPIFVDTHSPGAGDQQVLGDLWLIHHKNYVFNEFEIRMVQQVANQCAIAIRQARLYQTAQAQVEELEKLNRLKDEFLSTVSHELRTPISNVRMAVHMLRQNVDESRRQRYFEILESEAAREAELIDDLLDLQRLEVASYPIEVQWIDLAVWLPEIVAPFQSRVVNRKQQLSVDCASALPAVLSDGTILRRILAELLNNACKYTPSEGAIALQVTLASTEAHNGTPPQPYLVFTVRNQAEIPSKEIPHIFEKFYRVPYADPWKQGGTGLGLALVKKLVHQINGAIAVESVDGWTMFNVNVPIELDESLTTS